One window of the Benincasa hispida cultivar B227 chromosome 3, ASM972705v1, whole genome shotgun sequence genome contains the following:
- the LOC120072903 gene encoding PTI1-like tyrosine-protein kinase At3g15890 isoform X2 has translation MNHHQKLAYYFILALCSSSFIALLSVLLFFICRNHPHRQLPDESPPPVKPSARPHTLIDIYTATEGFNHRRVIGEGRLGTVYAALSETGELIAVKRIYPWLVLSNNNAGIGFSSVIKSLSSAQHPNLVSITGYSEAPGERIIVMEYAGVVNLDMYLHQNPDGAFLLNWKHRVKIAAGAARGLQYLHESMAPSVIHGCVKPSNILIDAEFIPKLSDYGLNYLAAREKRGLVGYVDDEYWQGKGGQGSCKENDVYGYGVVLLELLSGRGCEEGWLVKWALPLIKEMRFSEVLDPRIEYPSDLKPFMRMGKVALACVGNCRKSRPAIGQVVAILNNLETQPRP, from the exons atgaaTCACCACCAGAAACTTGCCTATTACTTCATCTTGGCACTCTGTTCTTCCTCTTTCATCGCTCTTCTCTCTGttctcctcttcttcatttGCAGAAACCACCCCCATCGTCAACTCCCCGACGAATCCCCGCCGCCGGTGAAGCCCTCTGCCCGACCCCACACACTAATCGACATCTACACCGCCACCGAAGGTTTCAACCACCGCCGCGTCATCGGTGAAGGCCGATTAGGCACAGTTTACGCCGCCTTGTCGGAAACAGGGGAGCTCATCGCCGTCAAAAGAATCTACCCATGGTTAGTTCTAAGCAACAATAATGCCGGAATTGGCTTCTCTTCAGTAATCAAATCCCTCTCTTCCGCCCAACACCCAAATCTCGTCTCCATCACCGGCTACTCAGAAGCCCCCGGCGAACGAATCATCGTGATGGAATACGCCGGCGTCGTGAATTTAGACATGTACTTACACCAAAACCCAGATGGGGCATTTCTATTAAATTGGAAACATCGTGTAAAAATCGCAGCAGGGGCAGCCAGAGGACTTCAATACCTACACGAATCAATGGCGCCGAGCGTAATCCATGGGTGCGTGAAGCCATCAAACATACTAATCGACGCGGAATTCATCCCGAAACTGAGCGATTACGGGCTGAATTACTTAGCGGCGAGAGAGAAAAGGGGGTTGGTGGGTTATGTAGACGATGAGTACTGGCAGGGGAAGGGCGGGCAGGGGAGTTGCAAGGAGAACGATGTGTACGGATATGGGGTTGTGTTGTTGGAGCTTTTGAGTGGAAGGGGTTGCGAAGAAGGGTGGTTGGTGAAATGGGCGCTGCCATTGATAAAGGAGATGAGATTCAGTGAAGTTTTGGATCCGAGAATTGAGTATCCTTCAGATTTGAAGCCATTCATGAGAATGGGGAAGGTTGCTTTGGCTTGTGTCGGGAATTGTAGAAAGAGCAGGCCCGCGATTGGTCAAGTGGTTGCCATTTTGAACAATTTAGAAACTCAG CCGAGACCGTAG
- the LOC120072903 gene encoding PTI1-like tyrosine-protein kinase At3g15890 isoform X1 produces the protein MNHHQKLAYYFILALCSSSFIALLSVLLFFICRNHPHRQLPDESPPPVKPSARPHTLIDIYTATEGFNHRRVIGEGRLGTVYAALSETGELIAVKRIYPWLVLSNNNAGIGFSSVIKSLSSAQHPNLVSITGYSEAPGERIIVMEYAGVVNLDMYLHQNPDGAFLLNWKHRVKIAAGAARGLQYLHESMAPSVIHGCVKPSNILIDAEFIPKLSDYGLNYLAAREKRGLVGYVDDEYWQGKGGQGSCKENDVYGYGVVLLELLSGRGCEEGWLVKWALPLIKEMRFSEVLDPRIEYPSDLKPFMRMGKVALACVGNCRKSRPAIGQVVAILNNLETQVICFK, from the exons atgaaTCACCACCAGAAACTTGCCTATTACTTCATCTTGGCACTCTGTTCTTCCTCTTTCATCGCTCTTCTCTCTGttctcctcttcttcatttGCAGAAACCACCCCCATCGTCAACTCCCCGACGAATCCCCGCCGCCGGTGAAGCCCTCTGCCCGACCCCACACACTAATCGACATCTACACCGCCACCGAAGGTTTCAACCACCGCCGCGTCATCGGTGAAGGCCGATTAGGCACAGTTTACGCCGCCTTGTCGGAAACAGGGGAGCTCATCGCCGTCAAAAGAATCTACCCATGGTTAGTTCTAAGCAACAATAATGCCGGAATTGGCTTCTCTTCAGTAATCAAATCCCTCTCTTCCGCCCAACACCCAAATCTCGTCTCCATCACCGGCTACTCAGAAGCCCCCGGCGAACGAATCATCGTGATGGAATACGCCGGCGTCGTGAATTTAGACATGTACTTACACCAAAACCCAGATGGGGCATTTCTATTAAATTGGAAACATCGTGTAAAAATCGCAGCAGGGGCAGCCAGAGGACTTCAATACCTACACGAATCAATGGCGCCGAGCGTAATCCATGGGTGCGTGAAGCCATCAAACATACTAATCGACGCGGAATTCATCCCGAAACTGAGCGATTACGGGCTGAATTACTTAGCGGCGAGAGAGAAAAGGGGGTTGGTGGGTTATGTAGACGATGAGTACTGGCAGGGGAAGGGCGGGCAGGGGAGTTGCAAGGAGAACGATGTGTACGGATATGGGGTTGTGTTGTTGGAGCTTTTGAGTGGAAGGGGTTGCGAAGAAGGGTGGTTGGTGAAATGGGCGCTGCCATTGATAAAGGAGATGAGATTCAGTGAAGTTTTGGATCCGAGAATTGAGTATCCTTCAGATTTGAAGCCATTCATGAGAATGGGGAAGGTTGCTTTGGCTTGTGTCGGGAATTGTAGAAAGAGCAGGCCCGCGATTGGTCAAGTGGTTGCCATTTTGAACAATTTAGAAACTCAG gtaatttgttttaaataa
- the LOC120072664 gene encoding receptor-like protein kinase HSL1: MPFCPFLFLLCFPLFSFALNQEGHVLQTFKRSIVDNHHVLSSWHAADPDPCSWKGITCDAHHHVISIELSSSGISASFPLQLCKLPHLIYLSLYNNTFHSLLPAGISNCTTLEYLDLGQNLLTGPLPPSIADLPNLRYLDLSGNNFSGEIPPSFGQFRKLEAFSIILNLVSGTIPAFLGNITTLKMLNMSYNSFEIGRIPPELGNLANLEVLWLTACKLKGEIPESLIGLKRLVLLDLSINNLTGPFPRALTELTHVTQIELFGNTLSGVLPDGFSKLKSLRLFDVSMNQLSGPIPSSLFELPLESFNVFENDFEGSLPESMGMSRTLTGVKLFANRFTGALPSNLGKYSPLESLDISDNFFSGRLPDTLCEKGALIEIMTINNLFSGELPSSLGNCHSLTRIRLGRNNFTGSVPENIWGLPNVSLMELANNSFSGPISKKIANAKRLSLLLISSNNFSGTIPEEIGSLENLVEFSADHNEFIGNIPKSLTKMDRLAKLDLQNNRLSGLLSYRLDAWERLNELNLANNNFSGPIPLEIASLPMLNYLDLSGNHFSGEIPNGLQNLNLNVLNLSYNHLTGTLPSYFERSMYKNSFLGNPDLCREENGACHTVHSTRNGGGGGGGGGGGGCNEGGGCIWLLRSVFVFAGVIVFVVVVLFHVKYRTFLKARSLNMKSKWTMVSFQKLSFDEDEIVGSLDEDNAIGSGGSGLVYKVVLANGETVAVKKLWPELPDDHRSIDLEKTWTEVNAFDAEVKTLGEIRHKNIVKLLCCCTNGECKLLVYEYMPNGSLGDMLHGSKSELLDWPTRYKIALDAAEGLSYLHHDCVPPIVHRDVKSNNILLDAEFGAKIADFGVAMAVDISEVQSMSVIAGSCGYIAPEYAYTLKVNEKSDIFSYGMVILELITGKRPTDLEFEENDLVKWVCTTLEEEGINHILDPKLDRCHQEEMLKVLNIGLLCSSPLPINRPSMRRVVTMLLEVRTDSNLKIGRRNGRLTPYYFEDVSDSGNAV, encoded by the exons ATGCCTTTTTGTCCCTTCCTCTTCCTCCTCTGTTTCCCTCTGTTTTCCTTCGCCCTCAACCAAGAGGGCCACGTTCTCCAGACCTTTAAGCGCTCTATCGTGGATAATCACCATGTCTTATCCTCCTGGCACGCAGCCGACCCAGATCCCTGTTCATGGAAGGGCATCACCTGCGATGCCCATCATCACGTCATTTCCATCGAGCTCTCCAGCTCTGGTATTTCTGCTTCTTTCCCTCTTCAACTCTGTAAGCTTCCGCATCTCATCTACCTCTCTCTTTACAATAATACCTTCCATTCCCTTCTTCCCGCTGGGATTTCCAACTGTACCACTCTCGAGTACCTTGACCTTGGCCAAAATCTCCTCACCGGTCCTCTGCCTCCCTCCATTGCCGATTTGCCCAATCTCCGTTACTTGGATTTGTCTGGCAACAATTTCTCCGGCGAAATACCACCCTCCTTCGGTCAGTTTCGGAAACTTGAGGCGTTTTCCATTATTTTGAATCTTGTGAGTGGTACCATTCCTGCGTTTCTTGGGAACATTACTACTCTTAAGATGTTGAATATGTCTTACAACTCGTTTGAGATCGGAAGAATCCCACCGGAGCTGGGTAATCTGGCGAATCTTGAGGTTCTTTGGTTGACGGCTTGTAAATTAAAAGGGGAGATTCCCGAGTCGCTGATAGGGCTCAAGCGACTCGTTCTTCTGGATTTGAGCATTAACAATCTTACTGGGCCGTTCCCGCGGGCGCTGACGGAGTTAACCCACGTGACTCAGATTGAGTTGTTTGGCAATACGTTGTCCGGCGTGTTACCAGATGGGTTTTCGAAACTCAAGTCGCTGCGGTTGTTCGACGTCTCGATGAATCAGTTAAGTGGGCCAATTCCGAGTAGCTTGTTTGAGTTGCCGCTTGAAAGCTTTAATGTGTTTGAGAATGATTTCGAGGGTAGTTTGCCGGAAAGCATGGGGATGTCGAGGACTTTGACAGGGGTGAAGCTATTTGCGAACAGATTCACGGGGGCGTTACCAAGTAATTTGGGGAAATATTCGCCTCTGGAATCGTTGGACATTTCAGACAACTTCTTTTCCGGCAGGCTTCCCGACACCTTGTGTGAGAAGGGGGCACTGATAGAGATAATGACGATCAACAACCTGTTTTCCGGCGAACTCCCCTCGAGTCTTGGTAATTGCCACAGTCTGACCAGGATACGATTAGGGAGGAACAATTTTACGGGTTCTGTACCTGAGAATATATGGGGACTTCCGAATGTTTCTCTTATGGAACTTGCAAACAACTCCTTTTCTGGCCCAATCTCAAAGAAAATAGCCAACGCCAAGAGGCTGAGTTTGCTTCTTATTTCTAGTAACAATTTCTCAGGAACAATTCCCGAGGAGATTGGTTCTTTGGAGAATCTTGTAGAGTTTTCCGCTGACCATAACGAGTTCATAGGAAATATCCCTAAGAGCCTTACGAAAATGGATCGGCTTGCCAAGTTAGATCTTCAGAACAACAGGCTTTCCGGGTTGCTCAGCTACAGGCTTGATGCCTGGGAGAGGCTGAATGAGCTCAATCTGGCCAATAATAACTTCTCTGGGCCAATTCCCCTAGAAATTGCTAGCTTGCCAATGCTTAATTACCTCGATCTTTCAGGCAATCATTTTTCTGGGGAAATCCCAAATGGGTTACAGAATTTGAACCTCAATGTTCTGAATCTATCATACAACCACTTAACTGGGACACTTCCTTCCTATTTCGAGAGATCAATGTACAAAAATAGCTTTCTGGGCAATCCTGATTTATGTAGGGAGGAAAATGGTGCGTGTCATACAGTTCATTCTACAAGAaatggaggaggaggaggaggaggaggaggaggaggaggttgCAATGAGGGAGGAGGTTGCATTTGGCTGCTGCGATCCGTCTTTGTATTTGCTGGTGTAATTGTTTTTGTGGTAGTGGTTTTGTTCCATGTCAAGTACAGGACATTCCTCAAGGCAAGAAGTCTCAACATGAAATCAAAATGGACAATGGTATCGTTCCAAAAGCTCTCTTTTGACGAGGATGAGATTGTGGGTTCCCTGGATGAAGACAATGCGATAGGCAGTGGAGGCTCTGGCCTAGTTTACAAGGTTGTTCTCGCCAATGGCGAAACTGTTGCAGTTAAGAAACTCTGGCCTGAGCTGCCTGATGACCACAGAAGTATCGATCTCGAGAAAACTTGGACTGAAGTTAATGCTTTTGATGCAGAAGTGAAGACCTTGGGTGAAATCAGGCACAAAAACATAGTAAAACTTTTGTGTTGTTGTACAAATGGAGAATGCAAGCTATTGGTCTATGAATACATGCCTAATGGGAGCTTAGGTGATATGCTTCATGGCAGTAAAAGTGAGTTATTGGATTGGCCAACAAGATACAAGATAGCCTTGGATGCTGCGGAGGGGCTTTCTTATCTTCATCATGATTGTGTACCTCCAATTGTACACAGAGATGTCAAGTCCAATAACATCTTGTTGGATGCTGAATTCGGAGCTAAGATAGCAGATTTTGGAGTAGCTATGGCTGTCGATATCTCTGAGGTTCAATCCATGTCAGTGATTGCTGGTTCCTGTGGTTATATTGCCCCAG AGTATGCTTATACATTGAAGGTGAATGAGAAGAGCGACATCTTTAGCTATGGGATGGTTATCCTTGAATTGATAACGGGAAAGCGGCCAACCGACCTCGAATTTGAAGAAAACGATCTGGTGAAATGGGTATGCACCACTTTAGAAGAGGAAGGTATCAACCATATTCTAGACCCCAAATTGGATCGCTGTCACCAGGAAGAAATGTTGAAGGTCCTCAATATTGGCCTCCTATGCAGCAGCCCTCTACCTATCAACCGCCCATCCATGAGACGAGTGGTTACAATGTTGTTAGAAGTTCGTACTGATAGCAATTTGAAGATTGGAAGGAGAAATGGAAGATTGACTCCATATTATTTCGAGGATGTTTCGGATAGCGGAAATGCGGTATAG